DNA from Arthrobacter sp. FW305-BF8:
CGGCAGGTCAATGGAGGCGAGCTGGCCTTCCGGGGCACCGCGCTGCAGTGTGGGTTCGCTGTGCTTGAGCCGCACCACCGCCGTGATCTGCCCGGACGGCGGCGCAGGAATCGTGTCCGGCCGGCCGGGTGTCTTGTTGCCGATCGGCAGCCAGCCCCGGTCAATCACCACGGTCTCGCCCGACACGAGCTTGAACGGCACCACCACCTCGTACCCGGGCTGGCCGTTGAGCGGGCGGTTGCGCACGATCCGCTGCCCGTCGACGTCGTACGTGCCCTGGAGCTTAACCTGGGTCCATTCCCGCGACGGGTCCAGCTGATTGAACTCGTCGCGCGCCTGGTCAAACGTGATGGGAGTGGCCGAGTAGTTGGACGTGACCCGCTGGATCTCGGCCAGGGTCTCGGCCCGGCGGTCCATCTGCCAGCGGCCGAGGAAGACGCAGCCGGTGGCGAAGATTGCGGCCAGCAAGAGGTAGCCCAGCCACTTGCTGGAAAACAGGAACTTGTACATTCAGCTGTTCCCGCCGGTCTCTGCGGGCTCGAGCGGCACGGTTTCCTTCCAGAGGCCGCGCGTCTGCAGGTAGTCCTCCAGCCACGCCTTGTGCTCACCGCAAGCCAGCCACACCTTGCGGCGGTCAGGCGTGTGGATCTTGGGGTTGTTCCAGAGCAGCTGCCAGGACGCGTCGGCCCGGCAGGCTTTGCGGGAGCACGTGGCCGTGGACGCCGGCCCGGCAAGATCGCTGCTGCCGCCACCCAGGTTGAAAATGTTCATGAAGCTTTCTGTCCCCGGCCGTCGTCGTCTTCTTCTTCGTCATTGGTGATGAGTTCGCCCTGGAGCACCGTCGGTTCATCGTCCGTGTCGGAGCTTTCCGGAGTACCGGATTCCTCGGCTGCCCCCAGCTCAGCGTACGGCGTGTAGTCGAGCAGCGCATCGCTGTGGATCTCCGCCTTGTCCGAACCGTTGGCGATAACCACCGCGATCCAGGGCAGGAATACCGCACCCGCCACCGCAACCAGCTTGAACCAGCCGTCCACCACGAAGATCAGGATCAGGCACACCATGCGGATGGCCATGGCAAGGGCGTACTTGATCATGCGCTCCCGCATGTCTTCGGAATGCGCTGCGGCGGCGTCCGTGATGCTGATTACTTCCGGATGACCGGAGGTGGCGTCACGCTTCCCGGGCAACTGCTGACCGGGCTGGGGTTCAGATGTCACGACTGTTTGATCACGCTCCAATGGCTACCCCAATTCTCTCACCATCCACAGGAGGCTCCCAATCGGGCGATAAGATCGGAGGCAGTCAAAAATCCAGCCACCACGGCGGAGCCATGCTCCGCAGAAAACCGGAGCACACATGTCTGAAGCAGCAACCACGGCCCGCAGCGTCCTCATCACCG
Protein-coding regions in this window:
- a CDS encoding SURF1 family cytochrome oxidase biogenesis protein, whose product is MYKFLFSSKWLGYLLLAAIFATGCVFLGRWQMDRRAETLAEIQRVTSNYSATPITFDQARDEFNQLDPSREWTQVKLQGTYDVDGQRIVRNRPLNGQPGYEVVVPFKLVSGETVVIDRGWLPIGNKTPGRPDTIPAPPSGQITAVVRLKHSEPTLQRGAPEGQLASIDLPAYSAELGSPLLTGAYGQLASETPTVADMPQPFPMPSVDEGTHLSYSLQWFAFGVLMFVGFGYAARQQARNAAMDAEDAELSEGEAATTAAGARRRPPAPRKRKRPTAEEEEDAILDAQGY
- a CDS encoding DUF3099 domain-containing protein, translating into MTSEPQPGQQLPGKRDATSGHPEVISITDAAAAHSEDMRERMIKYALAMAIRMVCLILIFVVDGWFKLVAVAGAVFLPWIAVVIANGSDKAEIHSDALLDYTPYAELGAAEESGTPESSDTDDEPTVLQGELITNDEEEDDDGRGQKAS